A DNA window from Mobula hypostoma chromosome 3, sMobHyp1.1, whole genome shotgun sequence contains the following coding sequences:
- the LOC134343804 gene encoding zinc finger protein 239-like codes for MAHQRVHTGEWLFPCSDCEKGFTCSSKLKVHQRVHTGEKPFTCSDCEKGFTCSSKLKVHQRVHTGEKPFTCSDCGKGFTQSSHLQAHRSVHTGERPFTCSLCGKGFTRSSQRQRHQRVHTGERPFTCYECGKLFTQSSNLM; via the coding sequence atggctcaccagcgagttcacaccggggagtggCTGTTCCCCTGCTCAgactgtgagaagggattcacttgttcatctaaactgaaggtacatcagagagttcacactggggagaagccgttcacctgctcagactgtgagaagggattcacttgttcatctaaactgaaggtacatcagagagttcacactggggagaagccgttcacctgctcagactgtgggaaaggattcactcagtcatcccacctacaagcacaccggtcagttcacacaggggagaggccattcacctgctcactgtgtgggaagggattcactcggtcatctcaacgacagagacaccagcgagttcacactggggagaggccgttcacctgctatGAATGTGGGAAGctattcactcagtcatctaaccttatgtaa